In Pedobacter sp. WC2423, the following are encoded in one genomic region:
- a CDS encoding flippase → MKLPGLKGFDEEAFNKYFKNTGWLMFGKILSMVVGFVIARYLRASSFGELSFADAFTMIIAAVGALGLDTFIIREILNEPSKKDEILGTSLLMRLGVNALLIPITVGIYLLFHNYSEKPGDSLTWIILILSFASFFKSFNVIDSYFQSQVASKYVVKVQNICVVLSAVVKVLLVVCKMPLIYFAASLTFDSLALATGLVYMYHQRGFSLFTWTFSRKRAVSLLKQSFPLILSAVMVSIYMKIDQVMLKSVGSVEVGIYSAAAKISEAWFFIPVAIVTSVFPALIHARKTDLGRYQKRLRNLYDLLVFISLPVAVVITFLAPFIIQFLYGDTYNGAGQMLAIHIWSGLFVFLGSASSQYLLAEGYTMISFQRTAMGAVINILLNLWLIPKYGGVGASIATLIACAVSAFYLLLIPKTRGQGIMMLKSLFLFTVFQKIFNRHENPPHV, encoded by the coding sequence ATGAAATTACCGGGTTTAAAAGGTTTTGACGAGGAAGCGTTTAACAAGTATTTTAAAAATACTGGCTGGCTGATGTTTGGGAAAATTCTCAGCATGGTGGTTGGCTTCGTGATTGCGCGGTATCTTCGTGCTTCTTCTTTTGGAGAACTTAGTTTTGCAGATGCATTTACAATGATTATCGCTGCTGTCGGTGCTTTAGGGCTGGATACTTTTATCATTCGGGAAATCCTGAATGAGCCCAGTAAAAAAGATGAGATTTTAGGCACTTCTTTATTGATGCGTTTAGGGGTTAATGCCTTATTAATTCCCATTACGGTTGGTATTTACCTGCTTTTCCATAATTATTCTGAGAAACCGGGAGATTCTCTGACCTGGATTATTTTAATCTTGTCTTTCGCTTCTTTTTTCAAGTCGTTCAACGTGATTGATTCTTATTTTCAATCGCAGGTTGCTTCAAAATATGTAGTTAAGGTACAGAATATCTGCGTGGTGTTATCTGCTGTGGTGAAGGTTTTGCTGGTCGTTTGTAAAATGCCGCTGATCTATTTTGCCGCTTCCTTAACTTTTGACAGTCTTGCGCTCGCAACTGGTTTAGTCTATATGTATCATCAAAGGGGATTCAGTTTATTCACCTGGACTTTTAGTCGTAAAAGAGCTGTTAGTTTGTTGAAACAGTCTTTTCCGCTGATACTTTCGGCAGTTATGGTTTCTATCTATATGAAGATTGATCAGGTGATGTTAAAGAGTGTAGGTAGTGTAGAGGTTGGTATTTACAGTGCCGCAGCAAAAATCAGTGAGGCCTGGTTTTTTATTCCTGTCGCTATTGTAACCTCTGTTTTTCCAGCTTTAATCCATGCGCGAAAAACTGATCTTGGCCGGTATCAGAAACGTTTGAGGAATTTATATGATTTGCTGGTATTTATTAGCTTACCGGTAGCAGTAGTGATCACATTTTTAGCTCCTTTTATTATTCAGTTCCTTTATGGGGACACTTATAATGGTGCAGGACAAATGCTGGCGATACATATCTGGTCTGGTTTATTCGTTTTTCTGGGTAGTGCAAGTTCACAGTATTTGCTGGCAGAGGGTTATACCATGATATCTTTCCAACGTACAGCCATGGGTGCTGTGATCAACATATTACTTAATTTATGGCTGATTCCCAAATATGGTGGTGTCGGTGCATCTATAGCTACTTTAATCGCTTGTGCGGTCAGTGCTTTTTATCTTTTATTAATTCCCAAAACCAGGGGCCAGGGTATAATGATGTTAAAATCATTATTTTTGTTCACTGTATTTCAAAAAATATTCAATCGTCATGAAAATCCGCCTCATGTTTAA
- a CDS encoding glycosyltransferase, translating to MKIIHLNTYEGNGGAGRACLRLSDALLASGVESRVMVFYQFKESSKADSFSKSLFQKGRAIFNILVERYLAKFLTKALKTPFSLQWFGRSVIDNAALKDADLIHIHWINHGFLTPKKLAELEELDKPIVWTFHDSNAFTGGCHVRYACENFHKQCGSCPLLKISGPNDISHWNWVSKKKGYANLGFHIVAPSRWMADSVKFSSLMGARETTVIPNTIETNVFKPYVKAEAKRSLHINPDKFVLMSGFMPSNHDKHKGTAYLIEAMNDLATRPGIVKENIELLIFGNKDQTHVPVFPFKTTYLGKIDNDAHLAKCYSAADVFITASLEDNLPNTVMESLACATPVVAFKTGGIPDMVEHLVNGYLAAYESAEDLATGMEWLYHEENAAEIQKEARLTILKHFSEAVIADKHIALYQSLINLHPR from the coding sequence TTGAAGATAATCCATTTAAATACATACGAGGGAAACGGTGGGGCTGGAAGAGCTTGCCTCCGGTTAAGTGATGCGCTGCTGGCAAGTGGCGTTGAATCCCGTGTGATGGTGTTTTACCAGTTTAAGGAGAGCAGCAAAGCGGATTCGTTTAGCAAAAGCCTCTTTCAAAAGGGAAGGGCCATTTTCAATATTCTGGTGGAAAGGTACCTTGCCAAATTTTTAACGAAAGCATTGAAAACACCTTTTTCTTTGCAGTGGTTTGGCCGCTCTGTAATTGACAATGCTGCATTGAAGGATGCGGATCTGATTCATATTCACTGGATTAATCATGGTTTTTTAACACCGAAGAAACTGGCCGAGCTGGAAGAGCTTGACAAGCCGATCGTCTGGACTTTTCATGATAGCAATGCTTTTACAGGGGGCTGTCATGTGAGATATGCTTGTGAGAATTTTCATAAGCAGTGCGGGTCTTGTCCGCTGTTAAAGATTAGCGGTCCGAATGATATTTCTCACTGGAACTGGGTAAGCAAGAAAAAAGGATATGCGAATCTGGGTTTTCATATTGTTGCACCCAGCCGCTGGATGGCAGATTCGGTAAAGTTCAGCAGCTTGATGGGCGCAAGAGAAACTACGGTTATTCCGAATACTATTGAGACTAATGTTTTTAAGCCTTATGTAAAGGCTGAAGCGAAGAGGTCTTTACATATTAATCCTGATAAGTTTGTTTTAATGAGTGGTTTTATGCCTTCTAATCATGACAAACATAAGGGAACTGCTTATTTGATTGAAGCGATGAACGATCTGGCCACCAGACCGGGTATTGTTAAAGAGAATATTGAATTACTGATCTTTGGCAATAAGGATCAGACTCATGTGCCTGTTTTCCCTTTTAAAACTACTTATCTGGGGAAAATAGATAATGATGCTCACCTGGCGAAATGTTATTCGGCCGCCGACGTGTTTATTACGGCTTCTCTGGAAGATAATTTACCGAATACGGTTATGGAGAGTCTGGCCTGTGCAACTCCGGTAGTGGCCTTTAAAACAGGTGGGATTCCGGACATGGTCGAACATCTGGTGAATGGCTATCTCGCAGCTTATGAATCTGCTGAAGATCTGGCTACTGGTATGGAGTGGTTATATCATGAGGAAAATGCGGCAGAGATTCAAAAGGAGGCCCGTTTAACTATACTTAAACATTTTTCTGAGGCCGTTATTGCCGATAAACACATTGCTTTATATCAATCCCTGATCAATTTACATCCACGTTAA
- a CDS encoding class I SAM-dependent methyltransferase has protein sequence MDNLLTDRQFWVNYWESKTGLSVNIPANYLFHKELTTIAQTQKVKTAIELGGFPGYYAVFLKKYLKLDVTLLDYFVHQPVTNDLLRANGLKESDIHSVETDLFNHKETQQYDLVLSCGLIEHFNDTADIIQRHIDFVKPGGTLFITLPNFKAINGWFQKSFDKANYDKHNISCMDPTLLAEICKKAGLEVIQSKYFGHFSIWLENEKQRSAGVKLLKKSIWLAGKVFTKILPFNSRQLSPYIILEARKHK, from the coding sequence ATGGATAACCTTTTAACAGACAGACAATTTTGGGTAAACTATTGGGAAAGCAAAACAGGACTGTCAGTGAATATCCCTGCAAACTACCTCTTCCACAAAGAGCTCACTACCATAGCTCAAACCCAAAAAGTAAAAACTGCTATAGAACTCGGTGGATTTCCCGGCTACTACGCTGTCTTCCTTAAGAAATACCTGAAACTCGACGTTACCCTTTTAGACTACTTTGTTCACCAGCCTGTAACCAACGACCTGCTCAGAGCCAACGGCCTGAAAGAAAGCGACATCCACAGTGTTGAAACCGATCTGTTCAACCATAAAGAAACCCAGCAATACGACCTAGTCCTATCCTGCGGTTTGATCGAGCACTTCAATGACACCGCCGACATTATCCAGCGCCACATAGATTTCGTCAAACCAGGAGGAACCCTGTTTATCACCTTACCAAACTTCAAAGCCATCAACGGCTGGTTCCAGAAATCCTTTGACAAGGCCAACTACGATAAACATAACATCTCCTGCATGGATCCCACTCTCCTGGCAGAAATCTGTAAAAAAGCCGGCCTCGAAGTGATCCAGTCCAAATACTTCGGGCACTTCAGTATCTGGCTCGAAAACGAAAAACAACGCTCAGCAGGAGTAAAACTCCTGAAGAAATCCATATGGCTTGCCGGGAAAGTATTTACAAAAATACTCCCATTCAACTCCCGTCAACTGTCCCCATATATCATTCTGGAAGCCAGAAAACACAAGTAA
- a CDS encoding serine hydrolase domain-containing protein translates to MKRIFYWLAAITLVIVLLFVLLFTWRPELVRVLRYQSPDANTYKIFPQAIIQPSDTAFNFVKAAVNRDDLDTVHVLNWKNESVPLTTYLKDGKATVFMVIRNDTIIYQKFAPGYSDTTLTTLFSVAKTMVSIMTGEALAAGRIKSLDDRLIQYVPELKSNPAFDQVTLRNLLEMKSGLEFKDVYGGLIAAFLSDEAKYYYIEDIKKELLQVKLANKPGTVWKYKSIDAFLLTWALENATGQKAATYFQDKIWKKIGTAYPASFGLDHPNGFPNTASRFQSTAIDLAKLGRLYLNKGRYNGNQVIPEQWVGQSVSLGNEVPANAKGWQKSAHHYLWWVPQEGVTGDYAAEGMRGQRLYIDPSTHTIIVQFSEKGAGGYPFRKVSRYLSGLPFTYPENPPLESAISQ, encoded by the coding sequence ATGAAACGGATTTTTTACTGGCTTGCGGCCATAACATTAGTGATTGTGCTTCTTTTTGTACTGCTGTTTACCTGGCGCCCTGAACTGGTGCGTGTTTTACGGTATCAGTCTCCCGATGCCAATACCTATAAAATATTCCCGCAAGCCATTATCCAGCCTTCAGATACCGCTTTTAATTTCGTTAAAGCAGCAGTCAACCGGGATGACCTGGATACTGTTCATGTACTGAACTGGAAAAATGAATCCGTTCCATTGACTACCTACCTGAAAGACGGGAAGGCTACAGTTTTTATGGTCATCAGGAATGATACGATTATCTATCAGAAATTTGCCCCGGGTTATAGCGATACCACGCTGACCACACTTTTCTCTGTTGCCAAAACGATGGTATCTATCATGACAGGCGAAGCTTTAGCAGCAGGCAGGATTAAAAGCCTGGATGATCGCCTGATCCAGTATGTTCCTGAACTTAAAAGCAACCCTGCATTTGATCAGGTTACGCTCAGAAATTTACTGGAGATGAAATCAGGGCTGGAGTTTAAAGATGTTTACGGAGGTCTTATCGCTGCTTTTTTATCAGATGAGGCTAAATACTATTATATCGAAGACATTAAAAAGGAGCTGCTTCAGGTAAAGCTCGCAAACAAACCTGGTACCGTATGGAAGTATAAAAGTATAGATGCTTTCTTATTAACCTGGGCACTGGAAAATGCAACAGGGCAAAAGGCTGCTACTTACTTTCAAGATAAAATCTGGAAGAAAATCGGTACTGCTTATCCGGCAAGTTTCGGACTGGATCATCCGAATGGATTCCCCAATACTGCCAGCAGGTTTCAGTCTACCGCAATAGATTTAGCTAAACTGGGCCGTCTCTACCTGAATAAAGGCCGATATAACGGTAATCAGGTAATTCCGGAACAATGGGTTGGTCAGTCTGTTAGTCTGGGAAATGAAGTTCCTGCAAACGCTAAGGGCTGGCAAAAATCGGCTCATCACTATCTATGGTGGGTTCCGCAAGAAGGGGTGACCGGAGATTATGCCGCAGAAGGAATGAGAGGACAAAGGTTATACATTGATCCTTCAACTCATACCATCATTGTTCAGTTTTCAGAAAAAGGGGCAGGAGGATATCCTTTCAGAAAGGTTAGTCGTTATTTATCAGGTTTACCTTTTACTTATCCAGAGAATCCGCCTTTAGAATCAGCGATCAGTCAGTAA
- a CDS encoding class I SAM-dependent methyltransferase produces MLSDEVKSAYDNFYTQTDTTWRMLGAEAKAKNIMDVCKSIQPVKVLEVGAGDGSILHFLNEQNFGKELYALEIADTGVSLIQNRGLSRLKEVKSFDGYQIPYGDNEFDLVILAHVLEHVEHERILIRELKRVAKHIVVEVPLDYRFGVDKRMKHFLDYGHINMYTPTALRFLLQSEGLEIIDDKVSMTPTATIKFNQFINNKTPKTFSKVLRIELEYRIKKLAGNLLGTKKQEQYGNAYTVLTKKSSQTLQIF; encoded by the coding sequence ATGTTAAGCGATGAAGTAAAATCAGCATACGACAATTTTTATACGCAGACCGATACGACCTGGCGCATGCTTGGCGCGGAAGCTAAAGCAAAGAATATTATGGATGTCTGCAAAAGTATCCAGCCTGTTAAGGTACTGGAAGTTGGTGCGGGTGATGGCAGTATTCTCCATTTTTTAAATGAACAGAATTTCGGAAAGGAGCTTTATGCACTGGAAATTGCTGATACGGGTGTTTCTCTGATTCAGAACCGCGGTTTGAGCAGGTTGAAAGAGGTAAAGAGTTTTGATGGTTACCAGATTCCTTATGGAGATAATGAGTTTGATCTGGTTATTCTAGCACATGTGCTGGAGCATGTGGAGCACGAACGAATTTTAATCCGGGAATTAAAGCGTGTGGCTAAGCATATTGTAGTCGAAGTGCCTTTGGATTACCGTTTCGGGGTAGATAAAAGGATGAAACATTTCCTGGATTATGGCCATATTAATATGTATACACCTACTGCATTGCGTTTTTTATTGCAGAGTGAGGGTTTAGAGATTATCGATGATAAGGTCTCTATGACACCTACGGCAACAATCAAATTCAACCAGTTTATTAATAATAAGACGCCTAAGACTTTTTCAAAAGTACTGAGGATTGAATTGGAATACCGGATCAAGAAATTGGCTGGAAATTTACTGGGAACAAAAAAGCAGGAACAATATGGGAATGCATATACCGTTTTAACGAAAAAATCAAGTCAGACACTTCAAATATTTTAA
- a CDS encoding glycosyltransferase family 2 protein: MLQPKLSVITIVYNNVRDIERTMLSVLNQTYPNIEYILIDGASTDGTKDIIYKYKSRLAQFISEKDKGIYDAMNKGLKLATGDYVLFMNSGDEIYAPETVTDIFETAPGADIYYGETEMFNDNWQSLGQRRHRAPECFSWRSFKHGMSISHQAIYVKRSLAEPYDLEYKYSSDIDWIIKAAKKASSIVNTQLYVAKYLVGGISKQKHFASLKERFLIFQKYYGLIPNLVNHFWIAINLTQYYVKHKKTND, from the coding sequence ATGTTGCAGCCAAAGCTAAGTGTCATTACCATCGTATATAATAATGTAAGGGATATCGAACGTACTATGCTTTCGGTGTTAAATCAGACATACCCTAATATTGAATATATCCTGATTGATGGCGCTTCAACGGATGGAACAAAAGATATCATTTATAAGTATAAATCCCGCCTGGCTCAGTTTATTTCTGAAAAAGATAAGGGAATTTATGATGCGATGAACAAAGGATTGAAATTAGCCACCGGCGATTATGTCTTGTTTATGAATTCAGGGGATGAAATTTATGCACCTGAAACGGTAACGGATATTTTTGAGACTGCACCGGGAGCCGATATCTATTATGGGGAAACTGAAATGTTTAATGATAACTGGCAGAGTTTAGGACAAAGGAGACACCGTGCGCCAGAATGTTTTAGCTGGCGCAGTTTTAAACATGGGATGAGTATTAGTCATCAGGCAATTTATGTGAAACGCAGTTTAGCGGAGCCTTATGATTTAGAGTACAAATACAGTTCAGATATTGACTGGATTATTAAAGCGGCAAAAAAGGCATCGAGTATTGTGAATACACAGCTTTATGTAGCAAAATACCTGGTTGGCGGAATTTCTAAACAAAAGCATTTTGCGAGTTTAAAGGAACGTTTCCTCATTTTCCAGAAGTATTACGGATTGATTCCAAACCTGGTTAATCATTTCTGGATTGCGATCAACCTGACGCAGTATTATGTGAAGCATAAGAAAACAAATGATTAA
- a CDS encoding DinB family protein: MRNPSIFSSLKDISAKYHDFLREVPDGQFQLTPPIGGWSYSEVYAHIFEFSILTIKEVENCIKGEGKIKSTAFIVKIILFFGSFPPNAKYKVPKALVGRETKITKEAAAAFIQKFLEELDMVYGQLHLADPALKTRHPRLGYLNASQWFRFMEIHLKHHLKQLKRIEKSF, from the coding sequence ATGCGCAATCCTTCCATTTTTTCTTCGCTGAAAGACATTTCAGCAAAATACCATGATTTTTTACGGGAGGTTCCTGACGGTCAGTTCCAATTAACACCGCCTATTGGAGGATGGTCATACAGTGAAGTATATGCTCATATTTTTGAGTTCAGTATACTGACGATCAAAGAAGTTGAAAATTGTATCAAGGGCGAAGGAAAAATAAAGTCTACTGCTTTTATTGTCAAAATAATCCTGTTTTTCGGAAGTTTTCCACCAAACGCTAAATATAAAGTACCAAAAGCATTAGTTGGAAGGGAAACGAAAATCACGAAAGAGGCCGCTGCTGCATTTATACAGAAATTTCTTGAAGAACTTGATATGGTCTATGGTCAGCTTCATTTGGCAGATCCTGCACTTAAAACCCGTCATCCACGTTTAGGTTATTTAAATGCATCACAATGGTTTCGTTTTATGGAAATCCATTTAAAACATCATTTGAAACAATTAAAGCGAATTGAGAAGAGTTTTTAA
- a CDS encoding glycosyltransferase has product MQSFAPIALFVYNRPKHTERTLKFLRQNEMAAESRLFVFSDGPKSDADEESVREVRELLKHIEGFRSVEIIERKNNMGLAESVIAGVSRLVKDYKRVIVFEDDLVSSPYTLTYFNDALNRYRDQERVMHIGAYMYPLKENGLPETFFYRAATSWGWATWDRAWQYFEPDIDVLMKQFDARKRSEFSIEHQMNFWKQMKDFKAGRNNSWAIRWYASIFLRGGLTLNPSQSLVNNIGHDGSGVHSGINDIYNVIINPKRVTVFPEVVEESVMAYQAIRGFLSTRKGSLVDRVKRYLKGIGLLK; this is encoded by the coding sequence ATGCAAAGTTTCGCTCCTATTGCCTTATTTGTTTACAACAGACCCAAGCATACTGAACGTACACTCAAGTTTTTGAGACAGAATGAAATGGCTGCTGAAAGCAGGTTATTTGTTTTTTCTGATGGCCCAAAGTCAGATGCCGACGAAGAAAGTGTGAGGGAAGTAAGGGAGTTATTGAAGCATATTGAGGGATTCAGGTCTGTAGAGATTATAGAGAGAAAGAATAATATGGGCCTTGCTGAGTCTGTTATTGCAGGGGTAAGCAGATTGGTGAAGGATTATAAGCGGGTGATTGTTTTTGAGGATGATTTAGTGAGTTCGCCTTATACACTGACTTATTTTAATGATGCACTGAATCGTTATCGTGATCAGGAAAGGGTGATGCATATTGGGGCTTATATGTACCCGCTGAAGGAGAATGGGCTGCCGGAAACGTTTTTTTACAGAGCGGCAACAAGCTGGGGCTGGGCGACTTGGGACAGGGCGTGGCAATATTTTGAGCCGGATATCGACGTATTAATGAAGCAGTTTGATGCCAGAAAAAGGTCAGAGTTTTCTATTGAGCATCAAATGAATTTCTGGAAACAGATGAAGGATTTTAAGGCTGGAAGGAATAATTCGTGGGCAATCAGGTGGTATGCTTCGATTTTTTTAAGGGGCGGGTTAACGTTGAATCCGAGCCAGTCGTTAGTGAATAATATTGGCCATGATGGTTCTGGGGTACATTCTGGGATCAATGATATTTATAATGTGATTATTAATCCGAAAAGGGTGACGGTTTTTCCGGAGGTTGTTGAGGAGAGTGTTATGGCTTATCAGGCTATAAGGGGGTTTTTGAGTACGAGGAAGGGGAGTTTGGTAGATCGGGTGAAGAGGTATCTGAAAGGGATTGGTCTTTTAAAGTAG
- a CDS encoding YjjG family noncanonical pyrimidine nucleotidase, which yields MIKHIFFDLDHTIWDFDKNAGETLTELYHQYELNLLGLPDCDLFIAVYTENNHSLWAEYHLGKITKDVLRSERFSRTFVQLGIAPDLVPQGFEADYVNQSPRKKNLFEGSEKVLAYLQQKYTLHIISNGFKETTLTKMATCNLNPYFSNVIISEDVGVNKPDRAIFEYALQKAGAKKQESIMIGDSLEADIRGAQDFGIKAIFFNPLNITKPADVEWQILHLEELMQHF from the coding sequence ATGATAAAACATATCTTTTTTGATTTAGACCATACGATCTGGGATTTTGATAAAAATGCGGGAGAAACCTTAACTGAATTATATCATCAGTATGAGCTGAACCTGCTTGGCCTTCCTGACTGCGATTTATTTATAGCTGTTTATACAGAAAATAACCATTCGCTCTGGGCAGAATATCATTTGGGGAAAATCACCAAAGACGTATTGAGATCTGAGCGTTTTAGCAGAACTTTTGTTCAGCTGGGCATAGCTCCGGATTTAGTTCCCCAGGGATTTGAAGCTGATTATGTAAATCAAAGCCCAAGAAAAAAGAACTTATTCGAAGGATCGGAAAAAGTACTGGCTTATTTACAACAGAAATATACGCTGCATATTATCTCCAACGGGTTCAAGGAAACGACCTTAACTAAAATGGCTACGTGTAATTTAAACCCATATTTTTCGAATGTAATTATTTCTGAAGATGTGGGCGTGAATAAGCCTGACCGTGCAATTTTCGAATATGCACTGCAAAAAGCTGGTGCAAAGAAACAAGAGAGCATCATGATTGGTGATAGCCTGGAAGCCGATATCCGCGGCGCCCAGGATTTCGGAATCAAAGCTATTTTCTTTAATCCTTTAAATATCACTAAGCCTGCTGATGTAGAATGGCAAATATTACATCTGGAAGAATTAATGCAACATTTTTAG
- the upp gene encoding uracil phosphoribosyltransferase, with the protein MIFDLSKTNSIANIFMAELRDENIQKDTMRFRKNLERLGEFFAWEISRNLLYNDSETQTPLGIAKTKALDSQPVLATILRAGLPMQQGMLNIFDRADAAFVTAYRKSNPAGTIEIHVDYISSPDLTDKVLVMVDPMLATGLSMVLCCKELMAKYKIKELHIVAAIASAEGVKHVRANLPHAKLWLGAIDEEMTVKSYIVPGLGDAGDLAYGTKI; encoded by the coding sequence ATGATATTTGACCTGAGTAAAACAAATTCTATTGCGAATATTTTCATGGCAGAGCTGCGTGATGAAAATATACAGAAGGATACGATGCGTTTCCGTAAAAACCTGGAGAGGCTAGGTGAATTTTTTGCCTGGGAAATCAGCAGAAATCTACTATATAACGATTCAGAGACACAAACTCCACTGGGGATTGCAAAAACCAAAGCACTGGATAGTCAGCCTGTACTCGCCACGATTTTACGTGCCGGGCTGCCTATGCAACAGGGTATGTTAAATATCTTTGACCGGGCCGACGCCGCATTTGTTACTGCTTACCGGAAGTCAAATCCTGCGGGAACGATAGAGATTCATGTAGATTATATCTCTTCTCCGGATTTAACGGACAAAGTGTTGGTTATGGTTGATCCGATGCTGGCTACTGGCTTAAGCATGGTCTTATGCTGTAAAGAACTGATGGCAAAGTACAAAATTAAAGAATTACATATTGTAGCTGCAATTGCAAGCGCTGAAGGAGTGAAACATGTACGCGCAAACTTACCACATGCCAAATTATGGTTAGGTGCTATAGACGAAGAAATGACGGTTAAATCATATATTGTACCTGGATTAGGAGACGCAGGTGATCTTGCTTACGGAACCAAAATCTAA
- a CDS encoding 3-ketoacyl-ACP reductase, translating to MESLKGKNALITGAGKGIGRALAIALAQEGVNVGLIARTAADLQNVAEELKTFNVQVAVVTADVASIDAVNTAVAKVKTDLGALDILINNAGISSFGSFMELEPARWEEIVKVNLFGAYYVTRAVLPEMIDRKTGDIVNISSTAGQRGAAVTSAYSASKFALIGLSESLMQEVRKHNIRVTTLTPSTVATDMAKELNLTDGNPDKVMQPEDLAELVVSQLKLNRRVFVKEAGLWSTNP from the coding sequence ATGGAATCATTAAAAGGAAAAAATGCATTGATTACAGGTGCTGGTAAAGGAATTGGTCGTGCTTTGGCGATCGCTCTTGCGCAAGAGGGGGTAAATGTCGGACTGATTGCAAGGACAGCAGCTGATTTACAAAATGTAGCGGAAGAACTCAAAACTTTTAATGTTCAGGTGGCTGTCGTAACGGCAGATGTTGCTTCAATAGACGCTGTAAATACTGCTGTGGCGAAAGTAAAGACTGATTTAGGTGCTTTAGATATTCTGATCAACAATGCAGGTATCAGCTCTTTTGGTTCGTTCATGGAATTAGAACCAGCCAGATGGGAAGAAATAGTAAAAGTTAATTTATTCGGTGCCTATTACGTAACCCGGGCCGTTTTGCCAGAGATGATAGACCGTAAAACCGGCGACATCGTAAATATTTCTTCTACAGCCGGTCAGCGCGGAGCTGCGGTGACCAGTGCTTACAGTGCTTCTAAATTTGCATTAATTGGTCTTTCTGAATCACTGATGCAGGAGGTTCGCAAACATAATATCCGTGTGACAACCTTAACTCCAAGTACAGTCGCAACAGATATGGCTAAAGAGCTGAACCTTACTGACGGAAACCCGGACAAAGTAATGCAGCCAGAAGATCTTGCAGAATTAGTGGTGAGTCAATTGAAATTAAACCGCAGAGTTTTCGTAAAGGAAGCGGGACTTTGGTCTACCAACCCATAA